A segment of the Cohnella algarum genome:
AAAGTTTCGCGAAAAAGCCGATTTTGGTTGGATAAATTCCAACCAGGCTTCGTCGAACCCTCGTCATTCCACGTAATCCCTGCAGTCCCGCGCAATCCCCTTCCAAACCGGAAGTCGGCGGGCCATCCGCGGATCCGGTTGAGTCGTGACGACTCACTTCAACCCGCCAACCGCATCTAGCCGCACGCAGTCGAGTCAAAATGACGCATCTCGTCCCCTTCGCGCACACGCAAACGATCCGGTTGAGTCGTGACGACTCATCTCAACCCGCCAACCGCATCCAGCCGCACGCAGTTGAGTCAAAATGACTCATCTCGTCCCCATCGCGCCCACGCAAACGATCAAGTTGAGTCGTGACGACTCATTTCAACCCGCCAACCGCATCCAGCCGCACGCAGTTGAGTCAAAATGACGCATCCCGCCCCCTTCGCGCCCACGCAAACGATCCGGTTGAGTCGTGACGACTCAATTCAAATCCTGCCAACCGCACGTTGACGAAATCCAACGAATACGGCGAGACCTTGAAAGGCGAGGCCGGCGAATAGGGGGGGAGGGGGGCTCCCGAGGCGGGTTGCCTTCCCTTGCTTCCGCGGCCCGGTCCGCTTGCAACAACGGGCACGGCGCTTCCGGGGCGGAATTTCGGTCTTCCGTTCGGACGGGCATCCCGCTTATACTTAAACTCGTGACGACAACTTGGGGAAAAGGTGAAACGAAATGAGCGACATGCTGGTTCCTTTGTACAAATTGCCCGAACACCATGTCTTGCTGCGGACGCTGGCCGAAAGCGGCATCGAAATCCGCCGGGGGCTGGTGCCCGAAAAACATAAAGTGACCGCCTGGGTTCGCGAGAACTTTCGGCCGAGCTGGGTCGACGAATGCGAGGCTGCGTTCGCCCGCGTTCCCGTCAGCTGCTGGATCGCCGTAGAGAAGGGCGAGCTGATCGGATTCGGCTGCTACGACGCGACCTGCCGCGGATTTTTCGGGCCGACCGGCGTGTCGGAGGCGGCGCGGGGCAAAGGCGTCGGAAAAGCGATCCTTCTGGCCTGCTTGCATGCGATGCAAGCGGAAGGGTACGGCTATGCCGCGATCGGCGGAGTCGGGCCGAAGGAATTTTACGCCAAAGCGGCCGGCGCCATCGAGATTCCGGATTCGACGCCCGGCATTTATAAAGGCATGCTTTCCGCGTTGCGCAACCCTAACGGATAAGCGATAATCGGAAGTCCCGCGACCCGCGGCGGCGGGCGGAGAGGCGAAATGACGAATCCAAACCATGGAAAAAAGGCCGGCCCGAACGGCAGACGAAAATCTGCGGCTCGGGCCGGCCTCTCGTTTTTCACCCGCCGAAAGCGTCGCGGAAGGCCGCGGCGAGCCGGGCGCGGTCGACGTTCC
Coding sequences within it:
- a CDS encoding GNAT family N-acetyltransferase → MSDMLVPLYKLPEHHVLLRTLAESGIEIRRGLVPEKHKVTAWVRENFRPSWVDECEAAFARVPVSCWIAVEKGELIGFGCYDATCRGFFGPTGVSEAARGKGVGKAILLACLHAMQAEGYGYAAIGGVGPKEFYAKAAGAIEIPDSTPGIYKGMLSALRNPNG